Genomic window (Meiothermus sp. QL-1):
GGGCCACCATGATCCTCGACCAGATGGACGAGTGGGCGGTGGAGGAGGTCATCCGGCTGCAGGAGAAGCATGGGGGCGAGAGCGTGGTGGTGGCTCTGGGCCCCGAGCGCGCCGAGGAGGCCCTTCGCACCGCCCTGGCTATGGGCATAGACCGGGCGGTTCACCTGGTGGCCGAGGGCTACATCGACCCCATCACCCAGGCCGAGCTTTTGGCCGAGGTGGTTCGGGCCGAGGCCCCGGCGCTGGTTTTCACCGGCGGGCAGCAGGCCGATTGGGACGCCCAGGCCCTGGGCCCGGCCCTGGCTGAGGCCCTGGGCTGGCCGGTGGTGAGCTGGACCACGCAGATTGAGCTGGAAGGCGAGACCCATGCCAAAGCCAAGCACGACCTGGACGAGGGGGCGGAGGTGGTGCGGGTGGCCTTGCCCGCGGTTTTTACCAGCCAGCAGGGCCTCAACGAGCCCCGCTACCCCACCCTTCCCGGGATCATGAAGGCCAAGCGCAAGGAGCTGAAAAAGCTGCCGGTAACAGCCCAAAGCCGGGTCGAGATCCTAGAGCAGAGCATCCAGGAGCGTACCCGTCTGAACAAGCTGATAGACGGCAAGGACCCCGTGGCGGCCGCGCACGAGCTCGTGCGCCTGCTTCACGAGGAAGCCAAGGTGATATAGGAGGTTGAGTGTGATTCTGGTGGTTCTAGAGCACGATGGCGCCCGCTTGCGCAAGGGTGCCTTGGAAGCTATTAGCCGGGCCCGTCAGCTTGCCATGGGGCCGATTGCAGGGGTGGTGATAGGGGAGAACACCCAGGCTGTGGCCCAGGAAGCCGCCCAGTACGTACCGGTGGTCTATGCCGCCGAGGTGGGGCCCTACACCGCGGAGAAGTGGGCTGAGGCGGCCTACGCCGCTGTGGAGAAGAGTGGCGCCAGGGTGGTGGTGGCCACCGCAAGCCGCCAGAGCCGCACCTGGACGGCCCGGCTGGCCTACAGGATGAAAGCGGGGCTGCTGGAGGACACCCTGGAAAGCCGCGCCGAGGGGGAGCAGATTCTGGCCACGCGCTACAGCTTCCTGAACCGCGTGACCGAGCGGCAGCGGGCCTCCTTGCCGGTGGTGCTCACCGCCAAGCCCAACACCACCCCACCGGCCGAGCCGGCGGGCAGCGGGGCGGTGGAGCCCCTCGAGGTGCGCCTGCCCACCGGGGTGGAGGTGCTGGAACGCCTGGGTGAGCAGAGGAAGGGGGTCTCGCTCACCGAGGCCGCGGTGGTGGTCACCGGGGGGCGCGGCCTGGGCAGCGCGGAGGCCTTCGCCGGGGTGGAGGAGCTGGCCCGCACCCTGGGGGCCGCTGTGGGGGCCACCCGCGCGGTGGTGGATGCCGGCTGGCGGCCCTACAGCGAGCAGGTGGGCCAGACCGGCAAGACCGTGCAGCCCAACCTCTACATCGCCCTGGCGGTCTCCGGCGCGGTGCAGCACCAGGCCGGCATGAACAAGAGCAGGTACGTGGTGGCGGTCAACAAGGACGCCGAGGCTCCCATCTTTAAGATTGCCGACTACGGCATCGTGGGCGATGTGCACCAGGTGCTGCCGGCTTTGATCGAGGCGGCGAAGAAGCTGAAGGACTAGATGCGGCAGTCGTAGAGCACCACCTGCCCCCGGGCGATCAGGCGGCCCACCGGGCCCAGCTCCCAGGTGTAGGTGCCGTTGCTGTAGACCTGTTCGGGGCCCGAGCGCACCAGCGGCAGGGTGTGGAAGGCTCCGTCGTAGAAGATGCGCACCTGCGAGCCCAGGTAGTTCACCACCAAAGTGCCCCCCTGGCAGGTGTAGGTCAGGCTGCCGGAGGGGGCTGGTTGGACCGGTTGAACGGGTTGTACCGGCGGTGTGGGCTGGATGGGTGGGGCGACGGCGGCCAGGCTGATGCTAAGCCGGGTGGTGCGGCCGGCCTGGATGCTTACGCGGGTGCGGAAGGGGCTGTAGCCGCTGCGCCGGAGCTCGACCGTGTAGCTGCCGGGGCTCAGGGCCAAGCTTAGGGGGGTGGTGCCCAGAACCCGCCCATCCACCAGGACCTCGGCCCCCCTCGGGGTGGAGTCCACCGCCAGGATGCCGGTGGGCGGGGGAGAGGCGGTGAGGGTCAGGCTAAGCTCGGTGGTCTGGCCGGGCCGGATGGTAAAGCCGGCCCGCAGGGGGTCGAAGCCGCTGCGGCGCAGCTCGAGCTGGTAGCTGCCAGGTTGGAGCTCGAGCACAAGCGGCGTGGTGCCCACCACGCGGCCATCAATGAGCACCTGGGCCCCGCTGGGGCTGCTCCGCACCACCAGCGTGCCTGTGGCCGGGGGGAGCTGGCCGGCGATGAAGTAGGCCTCATCGGTGACCCAGTCGGCGCTGGGTAGGGGCGTGACCACGATGGAGAGCGCGCGGGCCAGGTTGTCTGCCCCCTGGAGGCGGGCCCGCCCTGTTTGGATGTCGATAATCTCCGAAACATCCAGCGGGCGCCGGCTGGCCACGGCCAGCACCCGGTCCTGCCCGGCCGGCCCCTCCACCGTGAAGCGGTAGCGGGCGCCAGGCCCGGGAAAGGTGCGCACCTCCCCGGCCTGGAGGAAGTTTTGCTGCTCGAAGGCATTGGGCAGAATGGGGTTGATTTCCCCGGTGGCCCGCACGCTGAAGAGATAGACGTAGGCCGGCTGGGTGACCGAGACGCTGATGAAGATGGGCTCGCCGAACCGGTAGACCGGGTTGCCGGTTTTGCTGGGGTCCTTGTCCACCCAGACCCGCACCTGGAACCCGGGCGGGGGGGTGGGGTTCACGATGATGCCCTGGGGGCGCACCTGCCCCGCCGCCAGGCCCAGCAAAAGCACCAGAAGGCTCAAGAGTCTATGCATCCTTGCTCCTAAAAGGCGCAATTGCTGAGCACCACCTGCCCCCGTGCGGTGAGGGTGCCCCGGCTGCCGGTCCACTCCCATGTATAGGCCCCGCCGCTATAGAGCAGGGTGGGGCTCCTGCGTACCAGGCGCAGCTCCTGGAAGGCCCCATCGTAGAAGAGGCGCAGGGTGGTGCCGTCCAGGTAGTTCACCACCAGGGTGCCCCCGCTGCAGCGGTAGGTGAAGCTGCCGGGTCCCGGGACAGGAGGGGCGGGCTGCACCGGGGTGACCGGCTGGACCGGGCGGGGGCTGTCGTCCTCCTCGACCAGAAACACGCAGGAAGCCAGGCTCAGACCTAGCAACACCAGAACGAGCCGCAGCATGGCATGACTCCTTTCCTAAGGGCAGTTGGCGTAGGTGTCGTAGGTGTAGGAACCGCTGTACTGTCTTCCGCTGATGGTGGTCACCGTCACGGTCACGGTGGTGGCCCCGTTGCGGGAGGTGGGCGGGTTGACTGGCGTCACCGTGATGGACTGGGCCGAGACCCCCTCGTCCAGGCCCTGGGGTATGGCTCCCTGGCCGAAGGCGAGCTTGTCCACGAAGACCAGGTCGCTGCCGTCGCGGGTGAGCCGGCTGGGGGAACGGTTTTCTACGTAGGTGTTCCCAGAGGCAAAGCCCTGGTAGGTCTCGGTGATGGACTGAATCAGGGAAGAATCGGGAGCGCGGAAGCGGTAGCGCATGAAGGTATCCCGGTTGGTGCAGAAAACGTAGGCCCCATCCGAGACCCGCTGCCAGTTGCTGTCAAAGCGGAAGTTGGAGACCGGTGGGCTCACCACCACCAAGCAGCCCGAGAGCAGCGCGGCCAGGCCGGCCAAGGCTAGGTATGTTCTCGTCATAGCTCGAGCCTAGCACAATCCCCCCACCCCGGCCAGGCGGCAAGGCGCTGGGTTAAGCGCTTCTAAAGAGGGGTCTCAGGCCAGCAGGATGGGCCGCTCGAGGTGGCGGGCCACCTGCTCCAGGAGCTCTCCGGCCAGGGCGGGCTCGATTCCTCCACTCAGGGCCAGCAGGGCCAGGCCCCCCTGGGCCCGCCCAAGGGTGAGGGTGGGGACGTTCGGGAAGACCACCTGGTCGAAGGGGGTGTCCAGCAGCGAGAGCACCACCAGCCCTTCGCCGGGCTCGGAGGCCTGCCGGAGGGCCTCCAGGGTGCCGCGGAGGCTTTGGGCGGGGGCCACCCGGAAGCGTTTTAGCTGCTCGCCCTCGAGGAGCCCCTTCACCGGCTGCCACCCAAGCTCGAGCTGGGCCAGGGCCCTCTCCACCGCGCGAAAGAGCAGGGGGTAGAGGTCCACCTCGGTGCCCCAGGCCTCGCTCAGGGTCTGGGCGGCCTCCTGGGCTGGGCCCAGCACCACCATACGCTGCCAGGCCTGGACCCGCACCCCTTGGATTCCCGTCTCGGCTAGGGCTGCGGGGCTCGAGGGCTGGGCCAGGGCAGGGCTGGGACCTGGTGGGGGCGCAGGAGGCACCACGGGCGGGTTGGGGGCGGGCTCCTCGTCCGGGGGCAGGGGAGGAAGCCCGGCCAGCTCGGGGTTGGGGGGTGGCTCCTCCCACTCCAGCTGGGGCAGGGGCTCGCTGGCCACCAGGGGCTCGGGTTCGGCCAGGTCGAGGACTGGAGAGGGGTCTGGGGCCGGCGGGGTTTCCTCCTCGAAGATTGGGTGGTCTTGGGGGAGGGTCTCGAGGTCCAGGTCGAATTCGATGTCCAGGGCGGTGGGTTGGACTGAGGGGGGAACCAGGTCGCCTATTTGAAGGCCCTCTTTTTGCAGCACTGCCTGGGCCTGGGCCATGGCCTTCTCGGTCAGGGGCTCGGGTAAAGGCTGGGCCTCCTCCGGGGTGGGGGGTAGGTTGACCTCACCGGCCATCACCTTGGCCAAGAAAGAGAGGATGTCTCGCTCGACCACGGTGCCATCGGGGCCTGTACCCTGAATCTGCCGCCAGTCGATGCCGTTCTCTTCGGCCAAGCGGCGGGCCAGCGGGGTAATTTTGGCTTCACTCATGCTCATTACATCATAACCCAAGGAAGAAAGGTGTCCACGTGCACCACCCCTTGCGGCGGGGTAGAGTGTGGGGAACATGGAGGAGCGCTTCGCGACCCTGCTTGCGGATTATTGCCTGGAGCTAAAGCCGGGGCAGACCCTGCTGGTCGAGGCCGAGCCGGCTGCCCTGCCTCTGCTGGAACCCCTCCACGCGGTGGCCCTGGAACGGGGGGCCTACCCCATCGTGCAGCTTTTTCCGGCGGCCAGCTCCCGGCCTTTTTTCCTCTATGGGGAGGCCTGGCTGGACGTACCCCCGGCGCAGCTAGGGCTTATGCGCGCAGTGGATGCCAGCCTGCGCATCGAAAGCGCCCAGAACCCCCTCGAGCTCAGCGACATCCCCCCCGAACGACTGTCCCGCTTCCGCAAGGGCTGGCAGCCCTACCAGCAGGAGCGCTCCAAGCGGCGCTGGTGCCTGACTTTGTACCCCACCCCAGGCTACGCGCAGCAGGCCGGGATGCCCACCGCCGAGTTCCGCACTTTGGTGGAGCGGGCTTTGTACCTAGACCACCCCGACCCTGTTTTGGCCTGGCTCGAGCTCTCCCGCTTTCAAGCTGCCCTGATCGAGCGCCTGCAACGGGCGCGGGAGATTCGGCTGGAAGCTGAGGGCACCGACCTGCGCTTGCGGGTGGAGGGCCGTAGCTGGGTGAACTCCGACGGTCGGCGCAACATGCCCTCGGGCGAGGTTTTCACCGCGCCCATCGAGACCTCGGTAGAAGGGGAGGTGCGCTTCAATCTGCCCTCGACCGCCCTGGGGCAGCGGGTGCGGGGGGTGCACCTGCGCTTTCAGGCGGGGCGGGTGGTGGAGGCGCGGGCAGAGGAGGGGGAGGCCTACCTGCGGGCCATGCTCGAGACCGACGCCGGGGCCCGCTGTTTGGGGGAGCTGGGTATCGGGACCAACTATGGCCTAAGCCGCCCCACCGGGCTCGTCCTCTACGATGAAAAGATTGGCGGTACAGTCCACCTGGCCTTGGGGCAGAGCTACCCAGAGACGGGCGGCACCAACGTTTCCGCCATTCACTGGGACCTGGTACTGGACTTGCGGCCGGGGGGGCGAATCTGGGTCGATGGGGAGGTGCTGCAGGAGGACGGACGTTTTGTGGGGCTATAAAAACCCTGGCCCGCTGTGGGCCAGGGGCGGGGAAGGGGGTTCAAGCTTTTTCCTTGCTCTCCTCCAGGCTGAGCTGGTTCAGCAGGTCGCCGAACACGTCCCCCAGCTTGACGTTGGTGGTCGAGGGGGCCACCACGCTGGGATCATAGCTCCCATAGCCTCCTCCCCCCAGGCTGTAGTCGGCCTCGCGCTCGCGCACCCGGCCCTCGCGCCCGCCCTTCTTGCGCTTAGTTCCCTTGCCCTCCCGGCGGCCTTTGCGTTCCTCTGCCTCCTCTAGGGCTAGGCTCTGCACCGGCGGGGGCAGGAGGCGCTTGCGCGACAGGCTGATGCGCTGTTCTACCGGGTCAATCTGGAGGATGGCGGCCTCCACCTCGTCGCCCTTCTTGAAGAGCTCCGAGGGCTTTTCTACTCGTTCGTGCGCCAGCTCGGAGATGTGTATGAGCCCCTCGATGCCCGGTTCGATTTCTACGAAGACACCGAATTCGGTTAGCCCGGTCACCCGCCCCTTGACCGGCGTGCCTGGGGGATAGCGGTCGGGCAGGCTCTTCCAGGGGTCGGGCTGGGTTTGCTTGAGCCCCAGGGAGAGTCGGCGCTCGGCAGGGTCGAGGCGGAGCACCTGGGCCTCCACCTGCTGGCCTTCCTGCAGCACCTCCGAGGGGTGTTTGGGCCGTTTGGTCCAGGAGAGCTCGGAGATGTGAATCAGGCCTTCCAGCCCGGGCTCCACCTCCACGAAGGCCCCGAACTGGGTCAGGCCCACCACCCTGCCGCTCACCCGGGAGCCAACGGGGTAGCGTTCGGCCACGGTAAGCCAGGGGTCGGGGATGAGGGCCTTCATGGAGAGGTTGACCCGCTCCCGCTCTGTATCCACCGAGAGCACCTTGGCCCTGACCGTCTGGCCCTTTTGTACCACCTCGCGGGGATGGCTGAAGCGGCCCCAGGTAATCTCGCTGCGGTGCACCAGGCCGTCCACACCGCCCAGGGCTACGAAGACCCCGAACTCGGTGACCTCCACCACCTGGCCCTCGACCACATCGCCTTCCTTGAGGCTTGAGAGCACCCGGGCGCGGGCGGCTTTGAGCTCGCTTTCCAGCACCACCCGGCGCGAGAGGATCACGCGGCTTTTCTTGCGGTTGAGCTCGATGATTTTGACGGGGAAGCTCTGCCCTACGTACTCGTCCAGCTCCGGGATGCGCTTGAGGTCTACCTGGCTGGCGGGCAGGAAGGCGCGAATGCCCTCCACAGTGGCCACAAGACCGCCCTTGACCTTTTCCTTGATCTGCACCACCACCGGCTCACCCCGCTCGTAGAGGGCCTGAATCCTGAGCCAGCTCTGGTCGGCCTCGGCCCGCTTCTTGGAGAGCACGATCTGGCCGTTCTCGAGGTCGGCCCGCACCACATAGGCGGTGACGGTGTCGCCCGGCTTGAGCAGCCCCTTGAGCTCCTCTTCCGGCAGGTTTTCCTCGGTGAGCTGGTTGAGGGGGATGATGGCCTCGGTGCGCGCGCCGATGTCCACCATTACGCCATCGTTGGTCACAAAGACCACCGTGCCGGTGACAATCTGGCCGCGCTGGACGGTCTTCTCGAGCCGGGCCTCTGCGTCTTGCAGGGCCTGCTCCATGCTAAAGTCCTGGGGGTCTGTTCCAGTTTCCACTGGGGTCTTGGTCGCCTGCTCTTCCATTCGCCTGCTTCCTCTCCGCTTGCCTTTTTTGCGCAAAATGCCCGCCCAGGAGGCTCTGGGTTGGGGTGGGCGTCTTGCGCTTGGGCTGTCTGCCAGGGATTTCAAACCCTAAGCTGAGACATACCTGCTTTTTATAGCACAGGTTGGCGGAGTTTTACAACACGGGTTTGGGGGTAGTATGGTTCAGGTATGTCCCGCTACATTGGCCAACCCTTCAAGCGTCAGGAAGACGGCAGACTGGTCCAGGGCCAGGGCCGGTACCTGGCCGATCTCCCTGAGCCCGCCCTGCACCTGGTGCTGGTGCGCAGCCCCTACGCCCACGCCCGCCTGGGGCCGATAGACGCGCGGGAGGCCCTCCGCCTGCCAGGGGTGGTGGCGGTCTACACCGCAGCCGATCTGCCGGAGCTTTTCGCCCCGGCCTCTGGCCCACGAGAGGGCCGGCTGGCTTTGCACCCCCTCCTGGCCCGCGAGCGGGTGCGCTATGTGGGGGAGCCGGTGGCGGCGGTGCTGGCGACTTCCAGGGCTTTGGCTGAGGACGCGGCTATGCGGGTAGAGGTGGACTACGAGCCCCTCCCAGCCTGCGCCGACCCCCTTCTGGCCCTGAGCGCGCCCCCCTTGCACGACCATCTGGGCACCAACCTGGCCCTGGAGCGTACCCTGGTGGCGGGTGAGGTGGAGGCCGCCTTTGCCCGGGCCCACACGGTGGTCAGGGCCCGGCTACAGCAGCAGCGGGTGGCCCCGGCCCCTATGGAGCCCCGCGGGGTGCTGGCCTTCTGGGATGGCCTGCGGGAGGGCCTTACCCTTTACTCGAGCACCCAGATGCCCCACGACCTGCGCAGCGCGGTGGCCGAACGGCTGGGCCTGGGGGAGAACCAGGTGCGGGTGGTGGTGCCCGAGGTGGGCGGGGCCTTTGGGGCTAAAATCAACGTCTATCCGGAGGAGATTCTGGCTGCCTACCTGGCGCGCAGGCTGGACCAGGGGGTGCGCTGGGTGGAAGGGCGCAACGAGAGTTTTACTGCCACCGTTCACGGCCGGGCCCAGGTGGCCGAGCTGGAGATGGCCTTTGACCGCGAGGGCAGGATTCTGGGCCTGCGCGGGCGGGTGGTGGCCGATCTGGGCGCTTACGCGCTGGAGACCACCCTGGGCAATGCCCCAGGGACCCTGCTGATGCTCCAAGGTCCTTACGAGATTCCGGCCCTCGAGCTCAGGCTGCAGTCGGTCTACACCCACGCCACCCCCACCGGGGCCTACCGGGGGGCTGGGCGGCCCGAGGCCACCTACTACCTGGAGCGCCTGATGGATATGGGCGCCCGCGCTTTGGGCCTCGACCCGGCGGAGATTCGGCGGCGGAACTTCATCCGGGGGCCCTTCCCCTACCGGACCCGCACCGGCGCCAAGTACGACTCAGGGGCCTACCCAGAGGCGCTGGCGCGGCTTTTGGAGGTAAGCCGGTACAGCGAGCTGCGGGCCTGGCAGCAGCAGATGCGCGAGGCGGGCCGCCTTGTGGGGCTCGGGCTTTGCTGCTACGTGGAGATTACCGGCTACGGTTGGGAGACGGGGGGGGTGCGGGTGAACCCCGATGGCAGCGCGGTGGTGTTCACCGGCACCTCGCCCCACGGCCAGGGCACCCAGAACGCCTTCGTGCAGATAGTGGCCGAGCAGCTTCCCATTCCCCCGGAGCGCATCCGGGTGGTGCAGGGCGATACCCTGGCGGTCCCCTACGGCATGGGCACGGCGGGCAGCCGCACCCTTTCGGTGGGGGGGTCGGCGGTCCTGCGCGCGGCCGAAGGGGTGCGGGAGAAGATGCGCCGTATTGCAGCCCACCTGCTGGAGGCAGCCCCGGAGGACCTCGAGCGGACCGAGAAGGGCTTTGGAGTGCGGGGGACCGATAAGGAAGTGGCCTTGGAGCAGATCTTGGCAGCGGCCTTCAACCCGCGCAGGCTTCCGGAAGGGCTGGAGCCGGGCCTCGAGGTCCAGGCCAGCTTTGCCCTCAAGGAGGCCAACTACCCCTTCGGGGCCCACCTGGCGGTGGTGGAGGTGGACCCCGAGACCGGGGAGGTGAGGCTCCTTCGCTACATAGCGGTAGACGACTGCGGGGTGGTGGTGAACCCCCTGCTCTTCGAGGGCCAGCAGCACGGCGGGGTGGCCCAGGGCATCGGGCAGGCCTTGTACGAGGGGATTCTTTACGACGAGGAAGGGCAGAACCTCACCGCGAGCCTGCTGGAGTACGCCCTCCCCCGGGCCGACCAGATGCCCCCCCTGGAGGCCCACCGCCTGGAGACCCCTTCCCCCACCAACCCCCTGGGGGTGAAGGGGGTGGGGGAGGCCGGGGCTATTGCCGCTACCCCGGCGGTGGTGAACGCGGTGCTGGATGCTTTGGGGGTGGAACACCTGGATATGCCGCTTTCGCCGGAGAAGCTCTGGCGGGCTTTGCGGGGGATGGTCGAATGACCCGCTGGGGTTGCCGGAAAGGCGCTAAGCTTGGCGCATGCGGGTACTCTGGCTTCTCCTTCTTTTGGGGGGGTTCGGCCTGGCCCAGACCCTGGTCGAGGTCACCGCGGTAGCGGCTACGGTCTCCAGCCTGGATGCCAGCGTGCGCTTTCCCTCGGGCACCTTCAGGGCCGGCCAGGGCAGCGAGGCCATCCTGGCCCGGATTCCAGACGCCAGCCGGTTCAGGCTCGAGGTCTACGCCGCCCGGGGGCTGGCGGCCCGGTTGCACGCGGGCTTTGTGCAGCAGATTCTAACCGGGTTTGCCGCGGCCGGCTACTTTGTGGAGCGGCAGGAAGAGGTCCAGGTCCTGGGTGAGCTTCGCACCCGCTACGACCTAAAGGATGGCGCGGGGCAGGCCGCCTTGCTCTTCGTGGTGCGCCGGGGGGATGAGCTGGTCTT
Coding sequences:
- a CDS encoding xanthine dehydrogenase family protein molybdopterin-binding subunit produces the protein MSRYIGQPFKRQEDGRLVQGQGRYLADLPEPALHLVLVRSPYAHARLGPIDAREALRLPGVVAVYTAADLPELFAPASGPREGRLALHPLLARERVRYVGEPVAAVLATSRALAEDAAMRVEVDYEPLPACADPLLALSAPPLHDHLGTNLALERTLVAGEVEAAFARAHTVVRARLQQQRVAPAPMEPRGVLAFWDGLREGLTLYSSTQMPHDLRSAVAERLGLGENQVRVVVPEVGGAFGAKINVYPEEILAAYLARRLDQGVRWVEGRNESFTATVHGRAQVAELEMAFDREGRILGLRGRVVADLGAYALETTLGNAPGTLLMLQGPYEIPALELRLQSVYTHATPTGAYRGAGRPEATYYLERLMDMGARALGLDPAEIRRRNFIRGPFPYRTRTGAKYDSGAYPEALARLLEVSRYSELRAWQQQMREAGRLVGLGLCCYVEITGYGWETGGVRVNPDGSAVVFTGTSPHGQGTQNAFVQIVAEQLPIPPERIRVVQGDTLAVPYGMGTAGSRTLSVGGSAVLRAAEGVREKMRRIAAHLLEAAPEDLERTEKGFGVRGTDKEVALEQILAAAFNPRRLPEGLEPGLEVQASFALKEANYPFGAHLAVVEVDPETGEVRLLRYIAVDDCGVVVNPLLFEGQQHGGVAQGIGQALYEGILYDEEGQNLTASLLEYALPRADQMPPLEAHRLETPSPTNPLGVKGVGEAGAIAATPAVVNAVLDALGVEHLDMPLSPEKLWRALRGMVE
- a CDS encoding E3 binding domain-containing protein, whose protein sequence is MSEAKITPLARRLAEENGIDWRQIQGTGPDGTVVERDILSFLAKVMAGEVNLPPTPEEAQPLPEPLTEKAMAQAQAVLQKEGLQIGDLVPPSVQPTALDIEFDLDLETLPQDHPIFEEETPPAPDPSPVLDLAEPEPLVASEPLPQLEWEEPPPNPELAGLPPLPPDEEPAPNPPVVPPAPPPGPSPALAQPSSPAALAETGIQGVRVQAWQRMVVLGPAQEAAQTLSEAWGTEVDLYPLLFRAVERALAQLELGWQPVKGLLEGEQLKRFRVAPAQSLRGTLEALRQASEPGEGLVVLSLLDTPFDQVVFPNVPTLTLGRAQGGLALLALSGGIEPALAGELLEQVARHLERPILLA
- a CDS encoding PEGA domain-containing protein — its product is MHRLLSLLVLLLGLAAGQVRPQGIIVNPTPPPGFQVRVWVDKDPSKTGNPVYRFGEPIFISVSVTQPAYVYLFSVRATGEINPILPNAFEQQNFLQAGEVRTFPGPGARYRFTVEGPAGQDRVLAVASRRPLDVSEIIDIQTGRARLQGADNLARALSIVVTPLPSADWVTDEAYFIAGQLPPATGTLVVRSSPSGAQVLIDGRVVGTTPLVLELQPGSYQLELRRSGFDPLRAGFTIRPGQTTELSLTLTASPPPTGILAVDSTPRGAEVLVDGRVLGTTPLSLALSPGSYTVELRRSGYSPFRTRVSIQAGRTTRLSISLAAVAPPIQPTPPVQPVQPVQPAPSGSLTYTCQGGTLVVNYLGSQVRIFYDGAFHTLPLVRSGPEQVYSNGTYTWELGPVGRLIARGQVVLYDCRI
- a CDS encoding 30S ribosomal protein S1, producing the protein MEEQATKTPVETGTDPQDFSMEQALQDAEARLEKTVQRGQIVTGTVVFVTNDGVMVDIGARTEAIIPLNQLTEENLPEEELKGLLKPGDTVTAYVVRADLENGQIVLSKKRAEADQSWLRIQALYERGEPVVVQIKEKVKGGLVATVEGIRAFLPASQVDLKRIPELDEYVGQSFPVKIIELNRKKSRVILSRRVVLESELKAARARVLSSLKEGDVVEGQVVEVTEFGVFVALGGVDGLVHRSEITWGRFSHPREVVQKGQTVRAKVLSVDTERERVNLSMKALIPDPWLTVAERYPVGSRVSGRVVGLTQFGAFVEVEPGLEGLIHISELSWTKRPKHPSEVLQEGQQVEAQVLRLDPAERRLSLGLKQTQPDPWKSLPDRYPPGTPVKGRVTGLTEFGVFVEIEPGIEGLIHISELAHERVEKPSELFKKGDEVEAAILQIDPVEQRISLSRKRLLPPPVQSLALEEAEERKGRREGKGTKRKKGGREGRVREREADYSLGGGGYGSYDPSVVAPSTTNVKLGDVFGDLLNQLSLEESKEKA
- a CDS encoding electron transfer flavoprotein subunit beta/FixA family protein, yielding MKFLAVVRQVPDGESRLRIEGGRVDLSGATMILDQMDEWAVEEVIRLQEKHGGESVVVALGPERAEEALRTALAMGIDRAVHLVAEGYIDPITQAELLAEVVRAEAPALVFTGGQQADWDAQALGPALAEALGWPVVSWTTQIELEGETHAKAKHDLDEGAEVVRVALPAVFTSQQGLNEPRYPTLPGIMKAKRKELKKLPVTAQSRVEILEQSIQERTRLNKLIDGKDPVAAAHELVRLLHEEAKVI
- a CDS encoding aminopeptidase, with product MEERFATLLADYCLELKPGQTLLVEAEPAALPLLEPLHAVALERGAYPIVQLFPAASSRPFFLYGEAWLDVPPAQLGLMRAVDASLRIESAQNPLELSDIPPERLSRFRKGWQPYQQERSKRRWCLTLYPTPGYAQQAGMPTAEFRTLVERALYLDHPDPVLAWLELSRFQAALIERLQRAREIRLEAEGTDLRLRVEGRSWVNSDGRRNMPSGEVFTAPIETSVEGEVRFNLPSTALGQRVRGVHLRFQAGRVVEARAEEGEAYLRAMLETDAGARCLGELGIGTNYGLSRPTGLVLYDEKIGGTVHLALGQSYPETGGTNVSAIHWDLVLDLRPGGRIWVDGEVLQEDGRFVGL
- a CDS encoding electron transfer flavoprotein subunit alpha/FixB family protein — encoded protein: MILVVLEHDGARLRKGALEAISRARQLAMGPIAGVVIGENTQAVAQEAAQYVPVVYAAEVGPYTAEKWAEAAYAAVEKSGARVVVATASRQSRTWTARLAYRMKAGLLEDTLESRAEGEQILATRYSFLNRVTERQRASLPVVLTAKPNTTPPAEPAGSGAVEPLEVRLPTGVEVLERLGEQRKGVSLTEAAVVVTGGRGLGSAEAFAGVEELARTLGAAVGATRAVVDAGWRPYSEQVGQTGKTVQPNLYIALAVSGAVQHQAGMNKSRYVVAVNKDAEAPIFKIADYGIVGDVHQVLPALIEAAKKLKD